ACCAAAGGAATGGCCTTGCACTTCATAGGAGAGACTCTATCCCATTTTTCAGCAATTGATCTCTCCAAAAACAAATTAGTTGGCCACATACCACCTGAAATTGGCCACCTTAGCACAATCAAAGCACTAAACCTTTCCCACAACAATTTGATTGGAGGAATCCCAACAACATTTTCCAAGTTACAGAATATAGAGAGCTTGGATCTTTCTCACAACAACTTGGATGGGAATATCCCTTCTCAGCTTACTGATCTACACTCACTGGGGATGTTCAATGTGTCTTACAACAACTTCAGTGGAAGGATACCTCAAGCAACGAACCAATTTGGAACTTTCAACTCAAGTAGCTATATTGAGAATCCATTTCTTTGTGGAGAACCATTACCAAATAATTGCATAGATTCATCTCTATCAGTTCCATCAGCTCCATCAGTCAATAATAATGCAAGTATGGTATTCGACTTTATCGATGCGGACACTTATTATATGAGCTTTGCAGGGTCTTACATAGTTATTTTACTAGCAACTGTGggaattttgtatataaatccACATTGGAGACAGGCATGGTTCCATGTTGTTGAGGTTTTCATCACCTCTATCTACTATTTTGTTGTGGATAATATGTGGAGAATCAAAGTTGGTTTCCTTCGTAGATATTAATAATTACCCCGATGAAGTAATAGTGTTGTATGTATATCCTACTAAACTTCTTTCTTAGGTAGTTTGTTGTTATAATAATGTTATCAATGCACTTGTTGTTAGTATGAAATAGGCCctcataaattatcaaaattaaagaagTCTTGGTTTGTTGTTGCCATACTATTACACGTTTAGGATGTAAGTGTGATTGTTGATGACAAAGAACAATATTGGAGACAAATTTGGAGCTTCAAAATCAAAGAACAAATTTCTAGTCCCAATCTCATTCAAGTCATATTACAACCTCTCCAAACTTATAGTCCTGGAAAGTGTCAACAACATACTTTTGGAAGAACAGGACATTCTTAGTTCAGCCCCAAGTTTTCAATTGCTTCAAATCCATCTTTCTAGTTCTGAACATGGGAGAAACACTCCCATTTCTCTACCCAAAATTTTCTACTATCAAAATCAACTCAAAATGGTTGAGCTCTCTGGATTTAAGTTTGGAGGAATATTCCCaaggtggttgttggagaataaTACTGGACTACTAACGCTTACCTTGACAAAGAATTCAATTTCTGAACCTTTTCGATTGCCCTCATCTCCAATGACAGAACTTGTAACATTAGATATCTCCAACAATGATTTCTAGGTGTCATCCCATACAAGATTGGTAATTCTTTCCCTATGTTAAAATTACTAAACATGTCTAGAAATAAATTTGAAGGCGTGATTCTATCTTCATTAGGTAACATAACCTCTCTATCTATTCTAAACTTGTCAAATAACCAATTATCTAGTAAAATTCCTATACATTTGGTAATGGGTTGTAGCTTCTTGGAAGTGCTGAAGCTATCAAGCAACAACTTGACAGGCCCTATGCTACCCTTTCAAAATAACTTACCAAACTTATGGTTGTTGCTTTTGGATGATAATAAGTTCACAGAAATCCCACGCTGCTTATCCAATAGTAGTGGCTTGAAAATGTTGAATCTTAGCCATAATCATCTTAAAGGTGTGTTTCTTGTTGAGTTTTGTCAATTTGATGGACTACAACTATTGGATCTTTCTGACAACAATTTCACTGGGACAATACCGTCTTGCTTCAATGTGGAAGACCTAAAGCAAATTCAATTGTCCAATAATAGGCTAAATGGACCATTTTCGGAGGTGTTCCATCAATTAATGAACaacttaataataatagaactttcaaataaccattttaatggTAGCATTCCAAATTGGATCGATAGTCTTTCCTGGTTAAGCAttcttatattgaaaaataaccACTTTGAAAGTAATATCCCATATCAAATTTGCCACTTGTCTAGATTAATGTTGATTGATCTTTCTTCCAATAAGTTTTCGAGCAACATTCCTAGTTACTTGAATAATATCACATTTGATAAAGAAAAGGAATTAGGATTGTTGTTACGTCCAACCAGTCAAATTGTGGAAGCACCCTTAAAGAATAACCTAATGATTTATAGTCGTCGTGGTTACTCAATGCTTGGTATCAACATATACATCTTGCTCGCAAATGAAACATTTTTCTCATCACATGTGGAGTTCACAACCAAAGGAATAGCCTTGCTCTTCACAAGAGAGCCTCTATTACTTTTTTCAGCAATTGATATCTCTAACAACAAATTAGCTGGTCGCATACCACCTGAAATTGGCAACCTTAGCAAAATCAAAGCATTGAACCTCTCCTACAACAACTTAATTGGAGGAATCCCAACAACATTTTCCAAGTTACAGATATAGAGAGCTTGGATCTTTCTCACAACAACTTCAATGGGAATATCCCTTCTCAGCTTACTGATCTATACTCACTGGGGACGTTCAATGTGTCTTACAACAACTTTAATGGAATGATACCTCAGGCAACGAACCAATTTGGAACTTTCGACTCAAGTAGCTATATTGAGAATCCATTTCTTTTTGGAGAACCATTACCAAATAATTGCACAGATTCACCTCCATCAGTTCCATCAGCCAATAATAATGCAAGTCATGCGGTATCAAATTTTATCGACATGGACACTTTATACCAGCTTTGTAGGGTCTTACATAGCTATTTTACAAGCTATTGCGggaattttgtatataaatccCCATTAGAGACGAGTATGGTTCCATGTTATTGAGGTTTTCATCACCTCTAGCTATTACTTAGTTGTGGATAATATCTAGAGAATCAAAATTGGTTTCCTTCATAAATATTGATAATCACCCCAGTGAAGTAATAATGTTGTTGTATGTATATCCTACTAAACTTTTTTCTTAAGTAGTTTGTTGTTATAATAATGTTATCAAGCACTTAGTTGTTTTGCATTAGTACGAAATAGGCcctaataaaat
The sequence above is a segment of the Diospyros lotus cultivar Yz01 chromosome 7, ASM1463336v1, whole genome shotgun sequence genome. Coding sequences within it:
- the LOC127805903 gene encoding receptor-like protein 13; translated protein: MLKLLNMSRNKFEGVILSSLGNITSLSILNLSNNQLSSKIPIHLVMGCSFLEVLKLSSNNLTGPMLPFQNNLPNLWLLLLDDNKFTEIPRCLSNSSGLKMLNLSHNHLKGVFLVEFCQFDGLQLLDLSDNNFTGTIPSCFNVEDLKQIQLSNNRLNGPFSEVFHQLMNNLIIIELSNNHFNGSIPNWIDSLSWLSILILKNNHFESNIPYQICHLSRLMLIDLSSNKFSSNIPSYLNNITFDKEKELGLLLRPTSQIVEAPLKNNLMIYSRRGYSMLGINIYILLANETFFSSHVEFTTKGIALLFTREPLLLFSAIDISNNKLAGRIPPEIGNLSKIKALNLSYNNLIGGIPTTFSKLQI